Below is a genomic region from Deltaproteobacteria bacterium.
GTCTTTTTTTTATCTCTTTTCCCTTTTGGCAAAACCAGGCGACAACATTCTCACACCGAACCCCTCTTATCCCCTTTTTGATCATATTGCCAAACTTGCCGGTGTTGAACTTCGCCAATACTCCCTCGATGAGGAGAAAAACTGGTCAATCGACATGCAAGATCTCCAGGGAAAAACCGATCACAGGACAAGAGGAATTGTCCTGATCTCCCCCCATAATCCAACAGGGGCTGTCCTCCGTCGCGAAGAGCTCCTCGCCATCACTGAATGGGCCAATAAAAACGAGATCCCGCTCATTTGCGATGAGGTCTTTTCCGAATTTTATTTTGAAAAAGGAAAATTTCCTCGCGCGATGGTGGAGAGCTCTCCAAGACTCTGCTTCACACTGAACGGCATCTCGAAGATGTTTGCCCTCCCTGCCTTAAAATTGGGTTGGATTGCTGTCACCGGCGAGGAATCCAGGGTCCGCCCGATGGTGGATCACCTGGAAACCACGGCGGATACCTTTCTCTCTGTCCATATCCCTGTTCAAGAGACCCTTCCCTCACTTTTCAGAGAAGGAGAGTCCTTTCTTCAAGAATATCATGCGGAGGTTCATCGTCGTCGCGAGAGGGCAATAGGCACTCTTCGTCGATTCTCCACGATCCGATTTGTCGAACCTGCTGGCGGTTTCTATCTCATGGCAAAAATTCAAAAATCGGTCGGTCTCACAGAAGAAGAGTTTGTGATCCGTCTCATGAAGGAAAAAAAGGTCTTCGTGCATCCGGGGTATTTCTATGATTATGAAAAAGGGATCCACTTCGTGATTTCCTTCTTGACAAAAGAGGAGGAACTTGAGGAGGGACTCCAGGCGGTCGGTGATTTTATTTCGCGCCTCGGATGACATCACACCCTTCTTCCTGTATAATCCGGAACGATGAATCCTCAAACCCTGGAAGATCTCTCGACACTGAATATCGAACAGTACTCCCTCGACCGCATTGTCCTCCTCGTCGCGCGTGAAAAATATCCCGAACTAAAACTGGAACAATATTTCGAGAGGTTAGATGAGTTTGCAAAACGAGCTGAGCTTCATGTCAAAAATGTTCAAGGGGGTCGTCAGATCGTAGAGGCACTGAATTCCTACCTTTTCACCGACGAGGGGTTTCGCGGAAACAGCTCCGACTACTACAACCCTTCGAATAGTTTCTTTAATGACGTCCTGGATCGGAGGATGGGGATTCCTCTCACGCTT
It encodes:
- a CDS encoding pyridoxal phosphate-dependent aminotransferase, which gives rise to MKDENLNLIEKTYRQLISEGKEIRKLFSGNPNEQGIRFPSGPLKKSYENYFNHQDYRPDPKGLLVARETIQKYYAKNGASLQKENILLTSGTSESFFYLFSLLAKPGDNILTPNPSYPLFDHIAKLAGVELRQYSLDEEKNWSIDMQDLQGKTDHRTRGIVLISPHNPTGAVLRREELLAITEWANKNEIPLICDEVFSEFYFEKGKFPRAMVESSPRLCFTLNGISKMFALPALKLGWIAVTGEESRVRPMVDHLETTADTFLSVHIPVQETLPSLFREGESFLQEYHAEVHRRRERAIGTLRRFSTIRFVEPAGGFYLMAKIQKSVGLTEEEFVIRLMKEKKVFVHPGYFYDYEKGIHFVISFLTKEEELEEGLQAVGDFISRLG